The proteins below come from a single Falco rusticolus isolate bFalRus1 chromosome 8, bFalRus1.pri, whole genome shotgun sequence genomic window:
- the LOC119152687 gene encoding LOW QUALITY PROTEIN: aryl hydrocarbon receptor-like (The sequence of the model RefSeq protein was modified relative to this genomic sequence to represent the inferred CDS: inserted 4 bases in 3 codons), whose protein sequence is MYAGRKRRKPVPRAVRPGPAEGGTSNPSKRHRERLNRELERLAGLLPFPEEVVAGLDKLSVLRLSAGYLRAKSFFSVALKNHGAKEAERDGDCGNGAGPGSAAVPEGELLLQALNGFVLVVTSEGLIFYSSHTIQDYLGFHQTDVMHQSVSSXSYEDQQEFRRNLHWALNPYHAPEGEPSQRGESRLSAVAYKQINCPPENSSFLERSFVCXLRCLLDNSSGFLALNLQGRLKFLHGQNKKSEDGSILPPQLALFAISTPLQPPSILQIRTKNMIFRTKHKLDFTPLACDAKGKIVLGYTEAELRMCGTGYQFVHAADMLYCAENHVRMMKTGESGLTVFRLLTKENRWKWVQANARLVYKNGKPEYIIVTQRPLVDEEGGEHLRKRSMHLPFTFATGEALLYQSAYPLPGFHDPLQSKGKTSKSKKTTQTHGGHSHKNGVDPSSLLGAMMQQDKAVYASHPAPTSNHSFSSSFVXHLEDVSLLDAGRDTWSTGAAPVSSRGDSLKEELVDVQQEDPLLATLDSLSIKSDESCSNNELFSALEGLGLNAEDLELLLLDEKMVMVNMDPDRTRSLNDCLASNEILSYIHATLVNKHEEGQQVCPLPGTSPSPGGGTATYQAHAENEDTRYLPQHVVQPNIAPSQPPAPLWEQPLHMVPGQPPPLLPELAEGEELGDGVQWRPAGEEVLLRFLQPTWGTPWDKMPSSPSTDPCLQEPPSARQLEGDFLAMPPTQEDARQSFSLPSQGRVGPASQPKHRHLLMNGLCSHSPDSTPHLLPSSSPSPWQDYVSPLLGSPAQPAFYGISQDLISQHQGCLGPGPGAPAVHLNLNRLCSAETVGSSSGGSQEEIAPYSSLFSPSSYQLIPDKHLSPVPSMPQHPFSSSAAGRFGSIGSPLEIPVSSYGTYASTLCQESRRRPESSCVLPSSPMGHPGDHPMLGGSLAPPCQPHPRAEALPDHPHASSGDFCL, encoded by the exons ATGTACGCGGGTCGCAAACGGAGGAAGCCGGTGCCCCGGGC GGtgcggccggggccggccgAAGGCGGCACCTCCAACCCGTCCAAGCGGCACCGGGAGCGGCTGAACCGGGAGCTGGAGCGGCTGGCGGGGCTGCTGCCCTTCCCCGAGGAGGTGGTGGCCGGGCTGGACAAGCTGTCGGTCCTGCGCCTCAGCGCCGGCTACCTCCGAGCCAAGAGCTTCTTCAGCG TTGCTCTAAAGAATCATGGTGCCAAAGAAGCGGAGAGGGACGGAGACTGCGGCAACGGAGCAGGTCCGGGCTCGGCAGCAGTACCGGAGGgtgagctgctcctgcag GCGCTCAACGGCTTCGTGCTGGTGGTTACATCAGAAGGACTGATATTTTACTCCTCGCATACAATACAGGACTATCTGGGATTTCATCAG aCAGATGTCATGCACCAGAGCGTCTCGA GATCATACGAGGACCAGCAGGAATTCAGACGCAACCTCCACTGGGCCCTCAACCCATACCACGCACCCGAGGGTGAGCCTTCCCAGA GGGGAGAGTCTCGGCTCTCTGCTGTCGCCTACAAACAGATCAACTGCCCCCCAGAAAACTCCTCCTTTCTGGAAAGGAGCTTCGTGTG GCTTCGCTGCCTCCTGGATAATTCCTCCGGCTTCCTG GCTTTAAACCTTCAAGGCAGGCTGAAGTTCCTTCATGGGCAGAACAAAAAGTCTGAAGACGGGTCCATACTGCCACCCCAGCTTGCTCTCTTCGCTATCTCCACACCCTTGCAGCCCCCATCCATCCTGCAGATCCGAACCAAGAACATGATCTTCAGGACGAAGCACAAGCTGGACTTCACCCCCTTGGCGTGTGATGCCAA GGGGAAGATCGTTTTGGGCTACACTGAGGCGGAGCTGCGGATGTGTGGCACCGGCTACCAGTTTGTCCATGCTGCTGACATGCTGTACTGTGCTGAGAACCACGTCAGAA TGATGAAGACGGGTGAGAGTGGCCTGACGGTCTTCCGCCTGCTGACGAAGGAGAATCGCTGGAAATGGGTGCAGGCCAACGCGCGGCTCGTCTACAAGAACGGCAAGCCTGAGTACATCATTGTCACGCAGAGACCCCTTGT AGATGAAGAAGGAGGAGAGCACCTTCGGAAACGGTCCATGCATCTTCCCTTTACCTTTGCTACAGGAGAGGCGCTCTTATACCAAAGCGCTTACCCTCTCCCGGGCTTCCACGACCCTTTGCAGAGCAAAGGGAAAACCAGCAAGTCCAAGAAGACCACCCAAACCCATGGAGGGCACTCCCACAAGAATGGTGTTGACCCCAGTTCTCTGCTGGGTGCCATGATGCAACAGGACAAGGCAGTGTACGCCTCCCATCCAGCTCCCACATCTAACCactccttcagcagcagttttg GACACCTAGAGGATGTGTCCTTGCTGGATGCAGGAAGAGATACCTGGAGTACAGGCGCTGCTCCGGTTTCTTCAAGGGGGGACAGCCTCAAAGAGGAGCTGGTGGATGTGCAGCAGGAGGACCCTCTCTTGGCCACCCTGGACTCACTCTCAATTAAGAGTGACGAGAGCTGTTCCAACAATGAGCTCTTCAGTGCACTGGAGGGCCTGGGGTTGAATGCTGAGGACCTggagctcctgctgctggacGAGAAAATGGTGATGGTCAATATGGACCCTGACCGCACCCGGTCCCTGAACGACTGCCTGGCCAGCAACGAGATTCTCTCCTACATCCACGCAACTCTGGTGAACAAGCACGAGGAAGGGCAACAGGTCTGCCCCCTGCCAGGCACATCCCCAAGCCCAGGTGGAGGCACTGCTACATACCAGGCCCACGCAGAGAATGAGGACACGCGGTACCTGCCCCAGCATGTGGTGCAGCCCAACATTGCCCCGagccagccccccgccccgctgtGGGAACAGCCCCTCCACATGGTGCCGGGCCAGCCGCCCCCGCTGCTGCCGGAGCTGGCTGAGGGGGAAGAGCTGGGTGACGGCGTGCAGTGGAggccagctggggaggaggtTCTGCTCCGCTTCCTCCAGCCAACATGGGGCACCCCATGGGACAAGATGCCCAGCTCACCCTCAACAGatccctgcctgcaggagccACCCAGTGCTCGGCAGCTGGAGGGTGACTTCCTGGCCATGCCGCCCACCCAAGAAGATGCTCGCCAGtccttctccctgcccagccagggcCGTGTGGGACCGGCCAGCCAGCCGAAACACCGTCACTTGCTGATGAATGGGTTGTGCAGTCACAGCCCTGACTCCACTCCACAcctccttcccagcagcagccccagcccatggCAGGACTATGTTTCCCCGCTCCTGGGgtccccagctcagcctgcttTTTATGGCATCAGCCAAGACTTGATctcccagcaccagggctgctTGGGTCCAGGGCCTGGGGCGCCAGCAGTACACTTAAACCTGAACAGATTATGCAGCGCTGAAactgtgggcagcagcagtgggggaTCCCAGGAAGAGATAGCTCCATACTCCAgtcttttctccccctcctcatACCAGCTTATTCCTGATAAGCATCTGAGCCCTGTTCCCTCCATGCCCCAGCACCCTTTTTCTAGCTCAGCTGCAGGGCGCTTTGGGAGCATCGGCAGCCCTCTGGAGATTCCTGTGAGCTCCTACGGGACATACGCCTCCACACTGTGCCAGGAGAGCAGGCGCAGG CCCgaaagcagctgtgttttgcCCAGCTCTCCCATGGGACACCCTGGAGACCACCCAATGCTGGGGGGGAGCCTGGCTCCCCCCTGCCAGCCACATCCCCGGGCAGAAGCGCTGCCAGATCACCCTCATGCCTCCAGCGGTGACTTCTGTCTCTAG